One window of Perca flavescens isolate YP-PL-M2 chromosome 6, PFLA_1.0, whole genome shotgun sequence genomic DNA carries:
- the gba1 gene encoding lysosomal acid glucosylceramidase, producing the protein MALSLPSSVLLALVFLTAELTLSTGSNTCVAINFGHDSVVCECNSTYCDSVGSVTLPPLGHYSSYLTSMAGNRLEAGRGQVQVNSTGTGLRLTIVPYQKYQKIKGFGGAMTDAAAVNILSLSAGAQDQLLRQYFSLEGIGYSVVRVPMASCDFSTRLYTYADTPGDYNLDNFTLAPEDIKMKIPLLQRAQALSPRPLSLLASAWSAPAWMKTNGALIGKGSLKGQPGGKEHKTWAQYYIRFLEEYAKYNLTFWALTTGNEPSAGQMTNYSFQALGFTPEEQRDWVALDLGPALHASSHPRTHILILDDSRLLLPHWAKVVLNDIHAGRYIHGVAVHWYMDSLVPAEISLGVTHHLYPEYYLFGTEACSGWSPLDRGVKLGSWDRAEQYAHDIIEDLNHYVVGWTDWNLALDQTGGPNWVKNFVDSPVIVDAQRDVFYKQPHFYSMAHFSKFLWEGSQRVGVTASRETELEYSAFIRPDGSVVLIILNRSSSMIQFEVWHPAVGYISSTAPAHSLLTLAWNTH; encoded by the exons ATGGCGTTGTCATTGCCGTCATCTGTTCTTCTGGCCCTTGTTTTCCTCACAGCTGAATTGACCCTCTCTACAG GAAGCAATACATGTGTTGCCATAAACTTTGGCCATGACTCAGTGGTGTGTGAGTGTAATTCAACCTACTGTGACAGTGTTGGATCAGTCACCTTGCCCCCACTGGGCCACTACTCCTCCTACCTGACCAGCATGGCCGGCAACAGACTGGAGGCGGGCCGGGGTCAGGTCCAGGTGAACAGCACCGGCACAG GGCTCAGGTTGACTATCGTTCCCTACCAGAAGTACCAAAAGATCAAGGGATTCGGTGGAGCTATGACAGACGCAGCAGCTGTTAACATCCTGTCTCTTTCTGCTGGTGCACAGGACCAGCTGCTGCGACAGTACTTTTCCCTTGAAG GTATTGGCTACAGCGTGGTGCGTGTCCCCATGGCCAGCTGTGACTTCTCCACCCGTCTGTACACGTATGCTGACACACCTGGAGACTACAACCTGGACAATTTCACACTGGCCCCCGAGGACATCAAAATGAAG ATCCCTCTCCTGCAGCGTGCTCAGGCCTTATCTCCTCGCCCCCTGTCTCTGCTGGCCAGCGCCTGGAGTGCCCCCGCATGGATGAAAACTAACGGTGCTCTCATAGGAAAGGGCTCCCTGAAGGGCCAGCCTGGGGGCAAGGAGCACAAAACCTGGGCTCAGTACTATATCAG gtTCCTTGAGGAATATGCTAAATATAACTTGACCTTCTGGGCTTTGACCACAGGGAATGAGCCCTCTGCAGGACAGATGACAAACTACAG TTTCCAGGCACTTGGCTTCACTCCTGAGGAGCAGAGGGACTGGGTGGCTCTGGACCTGGGCCCTGCCCTGCACGCTTCTtcacacccacgcacacacatccTCATACTGGATGACAGCCGCCTGCTGCTGCCTCACTGGGCTAAAGTG GTTCTAAATGACATTCATGCAGGAAGGTACATTCATGGCGTTGCAGTTCACTGGTACATGGACAGCCTTGTCCCAGCAGAGATAAGCCTGGGAGTCACCCATCATCTCTACCCAGAGTATTACCTGTTTGGCACAGAGGCGTGCTCTGGCTGGAGCCCACTAGACAGAGGGGTGAAGCTGGGTAGCTGGGACAGAGCTGAACAGTACGCACATGATATTATAGAG GACTTAAATCATTATGTGGTCGGGTGGACTGACTGGAATCTGGCGTTGGACCAGACTGGTGGGCCAAACTGGGTTAAAAACTTTGTGGACAGCCCTGTTATAGTGGATGCGCAGCGTGATGTCTTCTACAAGCAGCCACATTTCTACAGCATGGCCCACTTCAG CAAGTTCCTGTGGGAAGGGTCTCAGAGAGTGGGTGTGACCGCCAGTCGGGAAACAGAACTGGAATACTCTGCCTTCATCAGACCAGATGGCTCAGTAGTGCTCATCATACTCAACAG GTCATCATCAATGATCCAGTTTGAGGTATGGCATCCCGCTGTGGGCTACATCTCCTCCACTGCACCGGCTCATTCATTGCTCACACTTGCTTGGAACACACACTGA
- the rnf115a gene encoding LOW QUALITY PROTEIN: E3 ubiquitin-protein ligase RNF115 (The sequence of the model RefSeq protein was modified relative to this genomic sequence to represent the inferred CDS: inserted 1 base in 1 codon): protein MPGWRRTAVSSLWRTDVSVCAGLGKMAEAAAVTPHRFFCHCCKGEVNPKLPEYICPRCDSGFIEEVTEDSSLLEGGANGIDDAATQFAELWHLLLLERPFTTDSDTPDSEPRLPGGRLGGLSDLGGFGGGPIGGSVPAGLGGPXGGLLGTGEHWGPGRPPRLHSQRRYRSRGSSRPDRSPAVEGIVQQFLAGLFANSGVPGSSPLSWTGMLHSNPGDYAWGQGGLDAVITQLLGQLENTGPPPAEKEKISSLPTVNISQEQADCCMECPVCKEDFAVGEPVRQLPCNHFFHSDCIVPWLEMHDTCPVCRKSLNGEDSSSQPPSESPTLSMDPRTQERWSF from the exons ATGCCGGGCTGGAGGCGGACAGCTGTCTCCAGTTTGTGGAGGACCGACGTCAGTGTTTGTGCTGGTCTGGGGAAGATGGCGGAGGCTGCGGCTGTTACACCGCATCGGTTTTTCTGTCACTGTTGTAAGGGAGAAGTAAACCCCAAACTCCCG GAGTATATCTGTCCAAGATGTGACTCAGGGTTCATAGAGGAAGTAACAGAAGACTCCAG TCTCCTAGAGGGTGGCGCTAATGGGATAGATGACGCAGCCACACAATTTGCAGAG CTATGGCACCTCTTGTTACTGGAGCGGCCGTTTACAACAGACAGTGACACACCTGACTCAGAACCTCGGCTCCCTGGAGGGCGCTTGGGGGGTCTCAGTGACCTGGGGGGGTTCGGAGGGGGGCCGATTGGGGGGTCAGTCCCAGCAGGCCTAGGGGGAC ATGGGGGTCTACTAGGAACTGGGGAACACTGGGGACCAGGACGTCCCCCTCGCCTGCACAGCCAGAGGAGATACCGGTCCAGAGGCAGCAGTAGACCAGACCGCTCGCCTGCTGTGGAGGG gATTGTACAACAGTTTCTCGCTGGCCTCTTTGCCAACTCCGGAGTCCCTGGCTCATCTCCCCTCTCATG gACGGGGATGCTGCACTCTAACCCAGGGGATTACGCCTGGGGACAGGGAGGGTTAGATGCAGTGATAACACAG ttactAGGTCAGTTGGAGAACACAGGACCTCCTccagcagagaaagagaagatctCTTCTCTCCCTACTGTCAATATTTCTCAGGAACAAGCAG ACTGCTGTATGGAATGTCCGGTGTGCAAAGAGGACTTCGCAGTGGGAGAGCCGGTCAGACAGCTACCCTGTAACCACTTCTTCCATTCAGACTGTATAGTACCTTGGCTGGAAATG CATGACACATGTCCAGTGTGTAGGAAGAGCTTGAACGGAGAAGACAGCAGCAGCCAGCCCCCATCAGAGTCCCCCACCCTCTCCATGGACCCCCGCACACAGGAGAGATGGTCTTTCTGA